In a single window of the Verrucomicrobiia bacterium genome:
- a CDS encoding type II secretion system protein has protein sequence MHGKGNGGGRVASVDKRVPDLGPSIWALHLGPASLGHRHRIRHPRPRRASQGLGAGFTLIELLVVIAIVAILASLLLPAISRGKAQARKIQCLNHLRQYGVYLGLYLADHSAYPAGYLGNVRISDPIILHFHGNPEDPKSVSEARHRQTWKLLCPIANRRTVRWYEYNEFARTLDRYEPYLGLGGQMNRPPLARIEAIRETAVVAPADMIAFTEVVSWRMVPLDLNSWVTEYPRPPRDRQFGLLNSGNSRFTDANYPHASGLNQVFCDGHVEFRKQEDLERDSDRNRSRWLSDNRPHRELRTLRGTVPR, from the coding sequence ATGCACGGGAAGGGGAACGGCGGCGGTCGCGTTGCGTCGGTTGATAAACGCGTACCTGACCTCGGGCCCTCCATTTGGGCCCTCCATTTGGGCCCGGCCAGCCTTGGCCATCGCCACCGAATCCGGCATCCACGCCCGCGGCGAGCAAGCCAAGGTTTGGGGGCCGGCTTTACGCTCATCGAACTCCTCGTGGTGATCGCCATTGTAGCGATCCTCGCCAGCCTTCTTCTCCCGGCCATTAGCCGCGGCAAGGCCCAGGCGAGAAAGATCCAGTGCCTCAATCACCTCCGACAGTACGGCGTCTATCTCGGCCTTTACCTAGCGGACCACAGTGCGTATCCGGCGGGTTACCTCGGCAACGTCCGAATCTCCGACCCCATCATCCTTCATTTTCACGGAAACCCGGAGGACCCAAAGTCAGTTTCGGAAGCGCGCCACCGCCAGACCTGGAAATTGCTCTGTCCGATAGCCAATCGGCGCACCGTCCGCTGGTATGAGTACAACGAATTCGCCCGCACCCTGGACCGCTACGAACCCTACCTCGGATTGGGGGGACAGATGAACCGCCCTCCCCTCGCCCGGATCGAGGCGATCCGCGAGACCGCTGTGGTGGCGCCCGCCGACATGATTGCCTTCACCGAGGTCGTGTCATGGCGCATGGTCCCGCTCGATCTGAACAGTTGGGTTACCGAGTATCCCCGCCCTCCTCGGGACCGGCAGTTCGGCCTCCTCAACTCAGGCAACAGCCGGTTCACCGACGCCAATTACCCCCATGCCTCCGGGTTGAACCAAGTCTTCTGCGATGGCCACGTCGAGTTCCGCAAACAGGAGGACCTCGAACGCGACTCCGACCGCAACCGGAGCCGCTGGCTATCCGACAACCGGCCCCACCGCGAGCTAAGGACTCTCCGTGGGACCGTGCCTCGATAG